The following are encoded together in the Carassius auratus strain Wakin chromosome 34, ASM336829v1, whole genome shotgun sequence genome:
- the LOC113053773 gene encoding LOW QUALITY PROTEIN: pituitary-specific positive transcription factor 1-like (The sequence of the model RefSeq protein was modified relative to this genomic sequence to represent the inferred CDS: substituted 2 bases at 2 genomic stop codons): MTCQAFSTTDCFTTLSGDSAALPLLMHHSGAADCLPVTSHTANMMPSGLPLVQSSKRSHMHLSASALGNESASLHYSMPPCQYNNQQTTYGMMAAQEMHSASISQTRILQTCSMPRASMVNSANSLQGALAPRLYKFPEHGLGLPPLPQSLLTDGHYLHSAAQIVHQKCTFNTIQNTAFAQGVKASPYFXLXLTGYTQTNVGEALAAVHGSEFSQTTICRFENLQLSFKNACKLRSILAKWLEEAEQAGALLNEKMGMQERKRKRRTSISLGAKEALERNFVEKSKPSSQEMVRMAEGLLLEKEVVRVWFCNRRQREKRVKTSLHHSSFMAKEITACRSCDYLQAKHHHQPLAGSGFIVRVRTWSDQKKNTCLNVISRKYNFKPSDICKQTVTL, translated from the exons ATGACCTGCCAGGCCTTCAGCACCACGGACTGCTTCACTACTCTGAGCGGAGACTCGGCCGCTCTGCCGCTGCTCATGCATCACAGCGGAGCCGCAGACTGTCTGCCCGTCACCAGCCACACGGCCAACATGATGCCTTCAG GTCTCCCTCTGGTCCAGTCATCCAAACGCTCTCATATGCACCTGTCCGCTTCTGCTTTAGGCAATGAATCAGCCAGCCTGCACTACTCAATGCCCCCATGTCAATATAATAACCAGCAGACCACCTACGGCATGATGGCAG CACAGGAAATGCACTCTGCCAGCATCTCTCAGACCCGCATCCTGCAGACCTGCAGCATGCCTCGTGCCAGCATGGTCAACAGTGCCAACTCACTGCAAG GAGCTCTGGCTCCACGCCTCTATAAGTTCCCAGAGCACGGTTTGGGCTTACCGCCGCTGCCCCAGTCCCTGCTCACGGACGGACATTATCTACATTCAGCTGCACagatt GTACATcaaaagtgcacattcaatacaattcagAACACTGCTTTTGCACAAGGGGTTAAAGCTTCTCCTTACTTTTAGCTTTGATTGACAGGTTACACACAGACCAATGTTGGTGAAGCGCTGGCGGCTGTGCACGGCTCTGAATTCAGCCAAACCACCATCTGCCGCTTCGAGAACTTGCAGCTCAGCTTCAAAAACGCCTGCAAGCTCAGATCCATCCTGGCAAAGTGGCTGGAGGAGGCCGAGCAAGCCGGTG CTCTTTTAAATGAGAAGATGGGCATGCAAGAGCGTAAACGCAAACGGAGAACATCCATCAG TCTTGGGGCTAAGGAAGCCTTAGAAAGGAATTTTGTGGAGAAGAGTAAGCCATCATCTCAGGAGATGGTGCGGATGGCGGAGGGTCTCCTTCTGGAGAAGGAGGTGGTGCGGGTTTGGTTCTGTAACCGCAGACAGAGGGAGAAGAGGGTCAAAACCAGCCTACATCACAGCTCCTTCATGGCCAAAGAGATCACGGCCTGTAGATCTTGTGACTATCTACAGGCAAAACATCACCACCAACCTTTGGCAGGGAGTGGGTTTATTGTGAGAGTGAGGACATggagtgaccaaaaaaaaaacacatgtctGAATGTTATATCAAGGAAATACAATTTTAAACCAAGTGACATATGTAAACAAACTGTGACATTATGA